In the Anaerolineae bacterium genome, CCGCGCACCTGGTCAATGACCAGGCGCAGCTTCTGGGCCGAGATGGGCAGGTATTTGGTCCTAGCTTGAACGCGCATATCTTTCCGCCTTACCGTTTCTTCTTCTTCTCAGCCTCATGGCCGCGGAACAAACGGGTGGGGGCGAACTCGCCCAGCTTGTGGCCGACCATGTTCTCGGTGATGTAGATCGGGACATGGCGGCGGCCATCATGAACCGCCACGGTGTGGCCGACCATCTGGGGGAAGATCGTGCTGGCGCGACTCCAGGTGCGCAGGACACGCTTTTCGCCCTTCTCGTTCATCTCCTCGATACGCCTCAGCAGCTTGGGGTCAATGAACGGCCCCTTCTTGAGTGAACGCGACATACTCGCCTCTCCTTAATTACCGACGCTTGCTCCCACGCCGCCGGACGATGTACTTGTCGGTCGCCTTGTTGCGGCGGGTCTTGGCGCCGCGAGCGGGCTTGCCCCAGGGGGTCTTCGGCCCGGGCATACCGACAGGCGAACGGCCCTCGCCGCCGCCATGCGGGTGGCTGTTGGGGTCCATCGCGGAGCCGCGTACGGTAGGCCGCCAGCCCAGCCAGCGCTTGCGCCCGGCCTTGCCCAGCTTGATATTGCCATGATCGGTGTTGCCGACCTGGCCGATGGTGGCCATGCACTCCTGGCTGACCAGGCGCATCTCGCCACTGGGCAGCCGCAGGGTGACATAAGCGCCCTCTTTGGCCTGCAGCTGGGCGGAAGTCCCGGCGGCGCGGGCCATCTGCCCGCCGCGCCCCGGCTGGAACTCAATGTTGTGAACGACCGTGCCGACCGGGATATTGCGCAGTGGCAGGGCGTTGCCGTTGCGAATCTCGGCGTTTGGGCCGTTCTGCACCCGGTCGCCGACCTGCAGCCCCAGCGGCGCGATGATGTAACGCAGTTCGCCGTCTTCGTAGCGCAGCAGGGCGATCCGGGCCGAGCGATTCGGGTCGTACTCGATCGACACCACTTCCGCCGCGCAATCGAACTTGTTGCGCTTGAAGTCGATGATGCGATAGCGGCGCTTGTGCCCGCCGCCCCGATGCCGCACGGTGACGCGCCCCTGGTTGTTGCGCCCGGCGCGCTTCTTCAGCTCCTCCAGCAGCGTCTTTTCGGGCTTGCTCCGGGTGATTTCCTCGAAGGTGTAGCCCGTCATGTCACGCCGGCCGGGGGATGTGGGCTTATACGTCTTGACTGGCATGATTCACGTCCTGTGATCTTCAGGCTTTACAGATTGAACAGGTCAATGCTCTGCCCTGGGGCCAGCGTGACCACTGCCTTCTTCCAGGCCTTGGTGCGCTGGTAGACCCGGCGACCGCGCAGGCCGCGCTTGGCCGGCATGATCATCGTCGCCACGCGTTCCACCGTCACATCAAAGATCAGCTCAACAGCCTCTTTGACCTGAATCTTGTTGGCCCGCATGTCCACCTCAAAGGTGTACTGGCGATGATCGGAGGCCATGGCGTTGGTCTTTTCCGTGACCACAGGGCGCACGATGACGTCGTAGAGATGGATGCCTGCCATGTCAACCCTCCTGCGCCACGCTCAGGTACGAGCGGATCACGTCCAGCGCGCCGAGCGGCATAATGACCTTGTCATGGCTGAACAGGTCGCGGATATTCAGGTAGCTGGCGTGCAGCACGCGGGCGTTAGGCAGGTTGCGCACACTGCGCTCCACCACCTCATCGCGGCCAGGCAGGAGCACCAGGCTGCTGCCGGTGCCGGCCAGCGCTTCCAGCGCCGCGCGGGCGGCACGAGTCTTGACCTCGTCCAGCTTGAACTCGTCTACCACCACCAGTTGATCGTCGCGGACCAAGGCGCTGAGGGCGCTGCGCAGGGCCGCCCGGCGCATCTTGCGCGGCATAGCCTGGGTGTACTTGCGCGGGCGCGGGCCGTGCGCCTTGCCGCCGCCGACGAAGATCGGTGCGTTACGGCTGCCATGGCGTGCGCGGCCAGTGCCCTTCTGCCGGTACCACTTAGCCTTGGTGCGGTTGACCTCGCCGCGCGTCATGGCTTTGTGAGTGCCCAGGCGGGCGTTCGCCATCTGGCGGACATACGCCTGGTGCATCAGATCGATGTTGATCTCTGCTTCAAAGATGTCGGCCGGTAGCTCGATGGTATCCACCTCTTTACCAGCCATATTCCTCACCGGAACTTTCATGTCTTATGCTCCTGGAGGCCTACCGGCGGCTCTTGTGTGCGCGGGCAGGCTTGATCACCACCACGCCGCCTTTGGCGCCGGGGACCGATCCCCGGACCGCCAGCAGGTTGTGCTCGTCGTCAACGACCATCACCTCAAGGTTCTGGGCCGTGACACGCTGGCTGCCCATATGGCCAGCCCGGCGCGTGCCCTTGAAGACGCGGCCCGGTGTCGTGGTTGAGCTGCTTGAGCCAGGCGCGCGCTCACGGTCCGACTGGCCATGTGTCTTCGGCTGGCGGTTGAAGCCATGCCGCTTGACCGTCCCGGCGAACCCGCGGCCCTTGCTGGTGCCGACAATGTCCACCCGGTCGCCAACGATAAACGTGTTCCCCACCGTGATCTTCTGGCCTTCCTTCACGCCAGCCTCCCCGTTCCGGATCCGGAACTCGCGCAGGTACTTGAGCGCAGGGAGATTGTTGCGCTTGAGGTGGCCAAGCTGACCCCGGGTCAGGCGGGAGGGCTTGGTTTCCTCAAAGCCCAGCTGAACGGCGGTATACCCATCGTGATCCGCCGTGCGGATCTGGGTGACATAGCAAGGCCCCGCCTGAATGACGGTCACGGGGATTACCGTTCCGCTGCTGTCAAAGATTTGGGTCATCCCCATTTTTCTGCCAATGATGCCCTTCATGGTACCTCCACGGGACTGTGGCCCGCCGCACGGATACGGGGGAGCGAGCCCACATCATCCCCATCGTTCTGGTGTGTCAGGGGCAGTTTCCCCTGACGGGCCTTTCCGCTCGACCGGGCTAAATCTTGATCTCGATATCCACCCCTGCTGGCAGGTTGAGCCGCATCAGGGTATCGATCGTCTTGCTGTCCGGGTCCAGGACGTCAATCAGGCGCTTATGCGTTCGGATCTCGAAGTGCTCGTGCGAGTCCTTGTCGATGAAGGTGGAACGGCGCACGGTAAAGCGCTCGATGCGGGTAGGCAAGGGGACCGGCCCCACGACCCGCGCGCCGGTGCGCTCTGCCGTCTCGACAATGCGCCGCGCTGATTGATCCAGCACCCGGTGGTCATACGCCTTCAGGCGGATACGAATTTTCTGCTTGGCCATAGGTTCCTCTCTGGCAGCGTCCGGTCGGGCGGGCTGCGGCAGCGCCGCCTCCCGCCCTGCGCCGCTGTGGCTTACTCCAGGATCTCGGTGATGATACCGGCGCCGACGGTGAGGCCGCCTTCGCGGATGGCGAACTTGGAACCGCGTTCGAGGGCGACGGGGGTGATCAGTTCGACCTGCAGCTCGATGTTATCGCCGGGCATGACCATCTCGACGCCTTCAGGCAGGGTGATGGTGCCGGTGACGTCCATGGTGCGGATGTAGAACTGGGGGCGATAGCCGGAGAAGAAGGCCTTGTGGCGCCCGCCCTCGTCCTTGCGCAGGACATAGACGCTGCTCTTGAACTTCTTGTGGGGGGTGATGGACTTGGGGGCAGCCAGCACCATCCCCCGCTCAACCTCGTCGCGGTCGATGCCGCGCAGCAGGATACCGGCGTTGTCGCCCGCCTGGGCCTGGTCGAGTTCCTTGTGGAACATCTCGATGCCGGTGACGGTCGTCTTGACGATCTCGTCCCGCAGCCCGATAATCTCGACTTCCTCACCCTTCTTGAGCGTGCCGCGCTCCACGCGCCCGGTCACCACCGTGCCACGCCCCTTGATCGAGAAGACATCTTCGATCGGCATCAGGAAGGGCAGGTCGATCTGCCGCTCCGGCGTCGGAATGTACTCGTCGACCGTGTTCATCAACTCCCAGATCGGAGCGTACTCCGGCGCGTCCGGGTCCGTGCTGGGGCTTTCCAGCGCCTTGAGCGCCGAACCACGGATGATCGGCGTGTCCGCCGGAAACTCGTAGCTCTCCAGTAACTCGCTCAACTCCAGCTCGACCAGCTCCAGCAACTCCTCGTCTTCCATCATGTCAACCTTGTTCAGGAAGACTACCATGGCTGGCACTTCCACCTGCCGGGCCAGCAGCACGTGCTCGCGCGTCTGCGGCATCGGCCCGTCCGGCGCACTCACCACCAGGATCGCCCCGTCCATCTGCGCCGCCCCGGTGATCATGTTCTTGATGTAGTCACGGTGCCCCGGGCAGTCCACATGGGCATAGTGCCGCTTGGCCGTCTCATACTCCACATGCGAAATCGAGATGGTGATCCCACGCGCCTTCTCTTCCGGCGCATTGTCGATCGTGTCGAACGCCCGAAATTGGCCCACCCCTTCATCGCCAGCACTTTGGTGATCGCCGCCGTCAGGGTCGTCTTGCCATGATCTACATGCCCGATCGTCCCAATATTCACATGCGGCTTCGTACGCTCAAACTTGGCCATCATTTCCTCCTGATACAGTCGGGAACTAACGCTTCCCGCCTTTGACTATCTCATCGGTGATATGCTGGGGCGTCGGCGCGTAACGCGCGAACTCCATGGTGAAGTTGCCACGCCCCTGGGTCTGGTTGCGGATGACGGTGGCATACCCGAACATCTCGCCGATCGGCACCAGGGCCTTGATCGAGGAGAAGCCATTGCCACGCGGTTCCATGCCGGTGATCGTGCCGCGCCGCGCCGACAGGTCGCCCATGATATCGCCGGTGAATTCCTCAGGTACGACCACTTCCACCCGCATCACCGGCTCCAACAAGATCGGCGCTCCTCGCTGGACACCTTCCTTGAGCGCCAGCGAACCGGCGATCTTGAAGGCGATTTCCGAAGAGTCCACCTCGTGGTAGCTACCATCCACCAGGGTTGCCTTGATGCGGGTAACCGGATAACCGGCCAGCACACCACCGGTCATAGCTTCCTCAATGCCCCGCTTCACCGGCTGGATGTACTCCTTGGGGATGGTGCCGCCAACGATCTTGTTTTCGAACACAAAGTTCTCCGTCGAGTCCTCCGGCAGCGGCTCGAATTCCACAACGACATGGCCGTACTGACCGGAGCCGCCGGTCTGGCGCACAAAGCGCCCTTCCGCCCGGACGGGTCGGGTGATCGTCTCGCGGTAAGCCACGCGCGGCTTGCCCACCCGCGCCCCAACCTTGAATTCGCGCAGCATGCGGTCTACCAGCACCTCCAGGTGCAGCTCGCCCATGCCGTGGATCAGCGTCTGGCCGACGGCTTCATCCACCTTGACGACAAAGGTTGGGTCTTCTTCAGCCAGCTTACGCAGGGCCTCGGCCATCTTGTCCTGGTCGGCCTTGGTCTTCGGTTCGATTGCCACCGAGATCACCGGTTCAGGGAAGGTGATCGACTCCAGCAGGATCGGGGCGTCAGCGTCGGAAAGCGTCTCGCCGGTGAAGGTATCCTTGAGGCCCAGCGTAGCGGCGATATCGCCGGCGTGAACCTCCTCCACATCTTCCCGGCGGTCGGCGAACATGCGCACGACCCGCCCGATGCGTTCCTTCTTGCCCTTGGACGTGTTCTGCACGCTGCTGCCAGCACGCAACACGCCGGAGTAAACCCGGAAGAAGGCCAGCCGCCCCACAAAAGGATCGGTGATGATCTTGAAGACCAGGGCGCTGAGCGGCTCATTATCGCTGGCATGGCGGATGACCGGCTGCTCCGTGCGTGGATCGATGCCCTGAATGGGCGGGATATCCAGCGGGGAAGGCAGGTAATCGACCACCGCATCCAACAGGAGCTGCACGCCGCGGTTCTTGAGGGCGGAACCAACCAGGATGGGCTGAAGCTTATTGGCAATCGTAGCCTTGCGCAGGGCAGCCCGCAGTTCATCGTTGTCGATCGTCTCCTCCAGGAGGTACTTCTCCATGAGGGTGTCGTCGCTTTCAACGATGGTCTCGATCATCCGGGCGCGGGCGGCTTGCGCCTCGGCCAGGAAGTCGGCGGGGATATCCACGCGCTCAATCTGGGTGCCCAGGTCATCGCCGTAGGTGACCAGCTTCATGTCGAACAGGTCGACGATTCCGCGGAAGGTTTCACCCTGGCCGTAGGGGAGCTGGACAGGCACCGGTTGGGCATGCAGGCGCTCGCGGATCATCTCGACCACGCGATCGAAGTCAGCACCGACGCGATCGAACTTATTGATGAAGCAGATGCGCGGGACGTGGTACTCGTTGGCCTGCCGCCAGACGGTCTCTGACTGCGGCTCAACCCCGGCGACGCCATCAAAGACCACCACCCCGCCATCGAGCACGCGCAGGCTGCGCTGCACCTCGGCGGTGAAGTCCACATGGCCGGGCGTGTCGATCAGGTTGATCTGGTGATCGCGCCAGTAAGCAGTAACCGCAGCGGCGGTGATGGTGATCCCGCGCTCGCGTTCCTGCTCCATATAATCGGTGGTGGCAGCGCCGTCATGAACCTCGCCCATGCGGTGCACCCGACCGGTGTAGTAGAGCACCCGCTCGGTGGTAGTTGTTTTGCCCGCGTCGATGTGCGCGATGATGCCGATGTTGCGCACTCTGGCGAGGTCTAGGGACTTGCTGTCGTTCTTCTGAGCCACAGTTTTGCTACTCGTTACTTACTCGTGCGTCAGGGACGCTTTTACCAGCGATAGTGCGCAAAAGCGCGGTTGGCTTCCGCCATGCGATGGGTGTCGTCGCGCTTCTTAATCGAGGCACCCTGGTTATTGGCCGCGTCGAGCAACTCACCCGCCAGCTTCTCGGCCATGTTACGGCCACCACGCTTGCGCGAATTCTCCAGAATCCAGCGCATGGCCAGGGACATGGCGCGGTGCGGGGGAACTTCCACCGGGACCTGATAGGTGGAGCCGCCCACACGGCGCGGCTTGACTTCAACCGCCGGGGTGACATTGCGCAGCGCCTGCTCAAAGACCTCGACGGGGTCCTTCTTGCTGCGGGCCTCGACCAGGGCCAGCGCGTCGTACATGATCCGCTGAGCGACGCTCTTCTTGCCAGCCCTCATCAGGCGGTTGATGAACATCGTGACTTTGACGTTGCCATAACGGACGTCAGGAGCGATTTCCCGCTTAGGGGGGCGATACCTTCTGGGCATGCTTGACTCCCTTAAACCAATAGGTTACCAGCCGATGGCGATGGCCTCCGGCGCTGACGCTTACTTCGGCCGCTTGGCGCCGTACTTGCTGCGGCCCTGCTGCCGATTCTGGACGCCATCCGTATCCAGCGTGCCGCGCACGATGTGATAACGCACGCCGGGCAGGTCCTTCACACGACCACCGCGCACCAGCACAACGCTGTGCTCCTGCAGGCCATGGCCCTCACCCGGGATATAGGCCGTGACCTCGATCCCGTTGGAGAGACGAACGCGGGCGATCTTGCGCAGCGCCGAGTTCGGCTTCTTGGGGGTCATCGTACGCACCTGGGTGCAGACGCCACGCTTCTGCGGCGCCCCCTTGGGCCGGCGCTTGCGCCGCTGCGAGAACGAGTTGAAGGTATACAACAAGGCGGGCGCGGAGCTCTTTTTCCTCTTGGCCTCGCGGCCTTTGCGGATCAACTGGTTGATAGTCGGCATTCTGTTTCTCCGTGTCTTGCTGCCGTTCTTGCACGCAAACGGGCGAATCCAATCGCCCGTTACTTGCCCTGCTTCCTCACAAGCGCCGAGGCCAACCCCGCAAACAACTCAAGCAATTGGCCTCTGGCTTGCGACGCTCACTAAATTCGGCGGACCATTGCCCTGACAGGCAGGGATAGCCCCCGGGTGATAGACGGGATTGGACTTACATCATAGCAGGAGCAGATGGGGGAGTCAAGCCTTTTTCGGCCTACCCGCCAAACCTGTAGGAGGTTCCGGCCACAGCCCCACCCTCTCTTCCAAAACTGAAAAGAGCCGCCCCCCACACACGCCACCCGGCGTTGCCTTTCCTAACGGGCGGCGGTTACAATTTGCCCGTCCTATCCGCGCTCTGCAGGCAATGACCATGGCCCAACCGCACCGCCCGACCCGCGTCATGCGCATCATCGCCCGGCTGAACATCGGCGGCCCGGCGATCCACGTCTCGCTGCTGACGGCAAAGCTCAGCCCACCGGAGTTCGAGAGCATGCTCGTCTGCGGCAACATCGGCCCGGATGAGGGCGACATGTCCTACTACGCCCGGGAACTGGGGGTGACGCCGGTGGTCATCCCGGCGCTGGGCCGGGAACTGCATCCCCTGCGCGATCTGGCCACGCTCTGGACGCTCTACCGCCTGATCCGCCGCTGGCACCCGGACGTAGTGCACACCCATACAGCCAAGGCCGGTTTTGTAGGGCGGGTAGCGGCCTGGCTGGCAGGCGTGCCGGTCATCGTCCACACCTTTCACGGGCATGTTCTACACGGCTACTTTGGCCCGGCCCGAACGCGCCTGTTCCTGCTGCTGGAACGCCTGACCGGGCGGATGACCGACGCGATCATCACCCTGACCGACAGCCTGCGTGACGAACTGGCGGATGTCTACTGTGTGGCGCCGCGCGAGAAATTCCGCGTGCTGGGGCTGGGGCTGGACCTGGCGCCTTTCGCCGCGACGCCGCGCCGATCCGGGGCCTTCCGGGCGGCCTGGGACCTCCCGGCGGATGCGCCGCTGGTGGGAATCGTGGGGCGACTCGTGCCGATCAAGAACCACGCCCTGTTTGTTGACGCGGCGGCGCAGGTGCGGCAGGCCGTGCCGGAGGCACGCTTCGTGATTGTGGGCGATGGGGAAACGCGGGCGGCGGTCGAGGCGCAGATCGCCCGCCTGGGTCTGAGTGACGCCGTCACCTTTACCGGCTGGCAACGCGACCTGGCCCCGGTCTACAGCGACCTGGACGCGCTGGTAATCAGCAGCAACAATGAGGGGACTCCGGTGGCCGTGATCGAAGCGCTGACTGGAGGCTGCCCGGTTGTAGCGACGGCGGTCGGGGGCGTGCCGGCCCTGTTGGAAGACGGTGTGCTGGGGGCGCTGGTGCCGCCGGGGGATGCTGCTGCGCTGGCCTCAGCGATCGTGGCTACCCTGCGCACCCCCCCGGACACGCAGCGGGCACAGGCGATCATGCTGGAACGCTACAGCATCGACCGGCTGGCCCGTGACCTGGCGGCACTGTACCACGATCTGCTGGCCCGGCGCTGAACGATTGCGGGGGGGGTCATTCAGCCCAGATTTCGATCTTTTCCCCCTGCTCCTCATCGACCATCTCGAAGATCTTGCCCGTCTCGCCGCCCTGAATGGCGTCCAGCAGTTCCTGATAGTCAACATTGGCGTCAGTGGGGACAAAGCGCGCGCCCATGCGAATACCGGTGCGCACCAGCCCCATCGGGATGTTGATGCTGACCTTGGTGGCGTTGGTCGTAGTATCGGTGATGCGCACACGCAGCCAGCGTGCCTCGCGCCCGCCGGCTGCCCGCCCACCATCGCCACCCCGCCCGGCGCTGATCGCCCGCAGCAATCTGGCCGCCTCGTCAGCCGTGATGGTGCCCGCTTCCAGCATCTTCAAAATCCGCATCCGCTCTTCCGCTGTTCCCACGTGTTCCTATTCCTCTCTGGTATCTTCCCTGCAGGGATCACCTACAGGAAGTAAATCTGCACATGCTGATCCTGATCGTTGATATCGATTGTCAGCGGCTGGCCACCGGGACCGTCCATCTCAGCCTGCATCTCCCGGAGAAACGCCTCGGCGGCGTCTAGCTGGGCGATCACGTCAGGGTCGGTGTTAAAGCGCCGGGAAAACCGCAACAGCTTAGCCAGCACGCCCACCGGCACTGGCAGGCTGAGGGCAAAGCGGCGGCCATCCGCCTGATCGATCCTGACATACAGCCAGCGAGCATCCCGGCTCCACAGGAAAAACAGCGCACCAGCAGCGCCAACTACAGCCAGCAGCCAGTAGAAGCCTCTGCTCAGATGGCTGATGACGCCGCGGCGTCTGCGGCCCGCCGCGATCCTGCTCAGGCTGAGGACCGCCAGAAAGGTCGCCCCCACAAAGGGCAGTGGCCAGCCGCGCCGGAAATCGCTGATGCGCGGCAGGTCGGCGGCTGAAAGCGACGCAGCGGGAACAGCATCTTCCGCAGCGGATGGTCCCTCGATAGCGGCGAGCAGCCGGTTGGCCTCCTCCGCTGTGATGGCCCCTGCAGCGACCATCTGTAGGATGCGATCCTGTGACTGTTCCATAAAGATATCCCTCTCCTCCATCCCTGCTGCAGGTAGCCCTTCCATCCGTCTGGCCGCCCGCTCGTCTAGAAGTCCAGACGCATATGGGTGAGCGTCCGGCGAATGCCGAAGCCGCAGCGCCGTAGCGCCTCGGTAGCGTGCTCATCATCAGCGGGGTGCTCGCAGGTCAGCGCACGCTCGATCGGCGCCAGTTGCCGCACCCCGTAGTTCAGTAATGGCTCCTCCAGGCGACCCTTTTCCTCCGGCGGGACGATCAACGTGAGCTGGATCACACCGCTGGCGAAAGACGTCCTGGCCCACAGGCTTCCCCGCACGCGCTCTCCCTCGCGGACGATCCAGCGTTCTGTGGCGGAGCCGGTCAGAAATTCGGCCAGCCGGCCCGCCGGGGTACGGTGAAACTCCCGCGGGTGCAACGGACGCTGCCAGCCCAGACCGCCCAGCTCCGGCGGAAAGGCGCGGGTAGCCATGGCATACTCCGCCCGCCACAACCCTTCCGGGCGACGGGTGATCGGCGGGCTGTCGGGCAGGCGTGGCGGCAGAGGCGCTTCGCTACTGCGCCGCCAGGCATGCCAGGTGCGCAGGGTACGGAAGCCCAGCCCAGCGTACAGCCGCTGAGCGCCGGTATTGGCGGCATCCACTTCCAGGATGGCCGCCGTAGCGCCACCCGCTCGAATGCTCTCCAGCGCTGCCAGCATCAACTGGCGGGCGATGCCCCGCCGCCGGTAGGCCGGGGCAACGGCGACATTGGCGATGATGATCGTGCGGCCCAGCTCCGGCGGGTAATCCGCCGGGATCAGCGTCACATTACCGACGATCTGCCCGTCCTGTTCCCAGACAAACCCCTGGCCGATCCCACGCAACATCCGGTCGGCCAGCGCGGCCACCCGTAACAGCGGCCCCAGGCGGCTGAGACCGCGCAGTTCGCTGATCGTCGCCCGGCCCCCGGCGTCCATTTCATCTCTGAAGGCTTCCTCGATCAGGGCGGCAATGGCCCGTAGATCG is a window encoding:
- the rpsL gene encoding 30S ribosomal protein S12: MPTINQLIRKGREAKRKKSSAPALLYTFNSFSQRRKRRPKGAPQKRGVCTQVRTMTPKKPNSALRKIARVRLSNGIEVTAYIPGEGHGLQEHSVVLVRGGRVKDLPGVRYHIVRGTLDTDGVQNRQQGRSKYGAKRPK
- a CDS encoding glycosyltransferase family 4 protein, yielding MAQPHRPTRVMRIIARLNIGGPAIHVSLLTAKLSPPEFESMLVCGNIGPDEGDMSYYARELGVTPVVIPALGRELHPLRDLATLWTLYRLIRRWHPDVVHTHTAKAGFVGRVAAWLAGVPVIVHTFHGHVLHGYFGPARTRLFLLLERLTGRMTDAIITLTDSLRDELADVYCVAPREKFRVLGLGLDLAPFAATPRRSGAFRAAWDLPADAPLVGIVGRLVPIKNHALFVDAAAQVRQAVPEARFVIVGDGETRAAVEAQIARLGLSDAVTFTGWQRDLAPVYSDLDALVISSNNEGTPVAVIEALTGGCPVVATAVGGVPALLEDGVLGALVPPGDAAALASAIVATLRTPPDTQRAQAIMLERYSIDRLARDLAALYHDLLARR
- the rplD gene encoding 50S ribosomal protein L4, which produces MKVPVRNMAGKEVDTIELPADIFEAEINIDLMHQAYVRQMANARLGTHKAMTRGEVNRTKAKWYRQKGTGRARHGSRNAPIFVGGGKAHGPRPRKYTQAMPRKMRRAALRSALSALVRDDQLVVVDEFKLDEVKTRAARAALEALAGTGSSLVLLPGRDEVVERSVRNLPNARVLHASYLNIRDLFSHDKVIMPLGALDVIRSYLSVAQEG
- the rplW gene encoding 50S ribosomal protein L23 yields the protein MHLYDVIVRPVVTEKTNAMASDHRQYTFEVDMRANKIQVKEAVELIFDVTVERVATMIMPAKRGLRGRRVYQRTKAWKKAVVTLAPGQSIDLFNL
- the rpsJ gene encoding 30S ribosomal protein S10, whose protein sequence is MAKQKIRIRLKAYDHRVLDQSARRIVETAERTGARVVGPVPLPTRIERFTVRRSTFIDKDSHEHFEIRTHKRLIDVLDPDSKTIDTLMRLNLPAGVDIEIKI
- a CDS encoding GNAT family N-acetyltransferase is translated as MTMHAALSQTKRSSGLRRVNLERDLRAIAALIEEAFRDEMDAGGRATISELRGLSRLGPLLRVAALADRMLRGIGQGFVWEQDGQIVGNVTLIPADYPPELGRTIIIANVAVAPAYRRRGIARQLMLAALESIRAGGATAAILEVDAANTGAQRLYAGLGFRTLRTWHAWRRSSEAPLPPRLPDSPPITRRPEGLWRAEYAMATRAFPPELGGLGWQRPLHPREFHRTPAGRLAEFLTGSATERWIVREGERVRGSLWARTSFASGVIQLTLIVPPEEKGRLEEPLLNYGVRQLAPIERALTCEHPADDEHATEALRRCGFGIRRTLTHMRLDF
- the rplB gene encoding 50S ribosomal protein L2, with product MPVKTYKPTSPGRRDMTGYTFEEITRSKPEKTLLEELKKRAGRNNQGRVTVRHRGGGHKRRYRIIDFKRNKFDCAAEVVSIEYDPNRSARIALLRYEDGELRYIIAPLGLQVGDRVQNGPNAEIRNGNALPLRNIPVGTVVHNIEFQPGRGGQMARAAGTSAQLQAKEGAYVTLRLPSGEMRLVSQECMATIGQVGNTDHGNIKLGKAGRKRWLGWRPTVRGSAMDPNSHPHGGGEGRSPVGMPGPKTPWGKPARGAKTRRNKATDKYIVRRRGSKRR
- the rplC gene encoding 50S ribosomal protein L3; translation: MKGIIGRKMGMTQIFDSSGTVIPVTVIQAGPCYVTQIRTADHDGYTAVQLGFEETKPSRLTRGQLGHLKRNNLPALKYLREFRIRNGEAGVKEGQKITVGNTFIVGDRVDIVGTSKGRGFAGTVKRHGFNRQPKTHGQSDRERAPGSSSSTTTPGRVFKGTRRAGHMGSQRVTAQNLEVMVVDDEHNLLAVRGSVPGAKGGVVVIKPARAHKSRR
- the fusA gene encoding elongation factor G, translated to MAQKNDSKSLDLARVRNIGIIAHIDAGKTTTTERVLYYTGRVHRMGEVHDGAATTDYMEQERERGITITAAAVTAYWRDHQINLIDTPGHVDFTAEVQRSLRVLDGGVVVFDGVAGVEPQSETVWRQANEYHVPRICFINKFDRVGADFDRVVEMIRERLHAQPVPVQLPYGQGETFRGIVDLFDMKLVTYGDDLGTQIERVDIPADFLAEAQAARARMIETIVESDDTLMEKYLLEETIDNDELRAALRKATIANKLQPILVGSALKNRGVQLLLDAVVDYLPSPLDIPPIQGIDPRTEQPVIRHASDNEPLSALVFKIITDPFVGRLAFFRVYSGVLRAGSSVQNTSKGKKERIGRVVRMFADRREDVEEVHAGDIAATLGLKDTFTGETLSDADAPILLESITFPEPVISVAIEPKTKADQDKMAEALRKLAEEDPTFVVKVDEAVGQTLIHGMGELHLEVLVDRMLREFKVGARVGKPRVAYRETITRPVRAEGRFVRQTGGSGQYGHVVVEFEPLPEDSTENFVFENKIVGGTIPKEYIQPVKRGIEEAMTGGVLAGYPVTRIKATLVDGSYHEVDSSEIAFKIAGSLALKEGVQRGAPILLEPVMRVEVVVPEEFTGDIMGDLSARRGTITGMEPRGNGFSSIKALVPIGEMFGYATVIRNQTQGRGNFTMEFARYAPTPQHITDEIVKGGKR
- the rpsG gene encoding 30S ribosomal protein S7 — its product is MPRRYRPPKREIAPDVRYGNVKVTMFINRLMRAGKKSVAQRIMYDALALVEARSKKDPVEVFEQALRNVTPAVEVKPRRVGGSTYQVPVEVPPHRAMSLAMRWILENSRKRGGRNMAEKLAGELLDAANNQGASIKKRDDTHRMAEANRAFAHYRW
- the rpsS gene encoding 30S ribosomal protein S19, whose amino-acid sequence is MSRSLKKGPFIDPKLLRRIEEMNEKGEKRVLRTWSRASTIFPQMVGHTVAVHDGRRHVPIYITENMVGHKLGEFAPTRLFRGHEAEKKKKR